A stretch of Bacillus pseudomycoides DNA encodes these proteins:
- a CDS encoding GrpB family protein — MQKRICRKVFHLHVRYIGDWNELYFRDFLRLHKDVAQEYSNLKVSLMDKYEHNRDGYTEAKTEFINTYTKIAKTEFEYKYTPN; from the coding sequence ATACAGAAAAGGATTTGCCGAAAAGTATTTCATCTTCATGTTAGGTATATAGGGGATTGGAATGAATTATATTTTAGAGATTTTTTACGACTGCATAAAGATGTTGCCCAAGAATATAGTAACTTAAAAGTGAGCTTAATGGACAAATATGAACATAACAGAGACGGATATACGGAAGCAAAAACAGAGTTTATTAATACATACACTAAAATTGCAAAAACGGAATTTGAATACAAATATACCCCAAACTAA
- a CDS encoding RicAFT regulatory complex protein RicA family protein, translating to MKVYTKDEIVEQAKELAKMISETEEVDFFKRAEAQIHKNENVKRAIDEIKALQKQAVNLQHYGKWEALKKVEAEIDALQDKLDSIPVVQEFKSSQTYVNDLLQLVASTISNNVTDEILISTGGNVLKGETGAEVESKKGNCGC from the coding sequence ATGAAGGTTTATACAAAAGATGAAATTGTCGAGCAAGCGAAAGAATTAGCGAAAATGATTTCTGAAACAGAAGAAGTGGATTTCTTTAAACGTGCGGAAGCACAAATTCATAAAAATGAAAATGTGAAACGTGCAATTGATGAAATTAAGGCACTGCAAAAACAAGCTGTAAACTTGCAACATTATGGTAAATGGGAAGCGTTGAAAAAAGTAGAAGCAGAAATAGATGCTCTGCAAGATAAACTTGATAGCATTCCGGTTGTACAGGAATTCAAATCTTCACAAACATATGTAAATGACTTACTGCAACTTGTAGCAAGTACCATTTCTAATAATGTAACGGATGAAATTTTAATTTCAACTGGTGGTAATGTGTTAAAGGGTGAAACAGGTGCTGAAGTAGAGAGTAAAAAAGGGAACTGTGGTTGTTAA
- a CDS encoding 2-oxoacid:ferredoxin oxidoreductase subunit beta, with protein sequence MATFKDFRNSVKPNWCPGCGDFSVQAAIQRAAANVGLNPDELAVISGIGCSGRISGYINSYGVHSIHGRALPIAQGVKMANRDLTVIASGGDGDGFAIGMGHTIHSIRRNIDITYIVMDNQIYGLTKGQTSPRSEAGFKTKSTPQGSIEPALSVMEMALTAGATFVAQSFSSDLKELTQLIEAGIQHKGFSLINVFSPCVTYNKVNTYDWFKENLTKLSTVEGYDPSNRMIAMQTLMENKGLVTGLIYQNTEQPSYQELVKGYSEKPLVQADLQMNQKMFDELVAEFM encoded by the coding sequence ATGGCAACATTTAAGGACTTTCGTAACAGCGTAAAACCAAACTGGTGTCCAGGTTGCGGTGACTTCTCAGTACAAGCGGCAATTCAACGTGCAGCTGCAAATGTTGGTTTAAATCCAGATGAATTAGCTGTTATTTCCGGTATCGGCTGTTCAGGTCGTATTTCAGGTTATATTAATTCATATGGTGTTCATAGTATTCATGGACGTGCACTTCCAATTGCACAAGGTGTGAAGATGGCAAACCGTGATTTAACAGTTATCGCATCTGGTGGTGATGGAGATGGTTTTGCAATCGGTATGGGACATACCATTCATTCCATCCGTCGTAACATTGACATAACGTATATCGTTATGGATAATCAAATTTATGGTTTAACAAAAGGTCAAACTTCACCACGTAGTGAAGCTGGATTTAAAACGAAAAGTACACCGCAAGGTTCAATTGAGCCAGCATTATCTGTAATGGAAATGGCATTAACAGCTGGTGCGACTTTTGTGGCACAAAGCTTTTCTAGTGATTTAAAAGAATTAACACAGCTTATCGAAGCTGGTATTCAGCATAAAGGGTTCTCTTTAATTAACGTATTTAGCCCATGTGTTACTTATAATAAAGTGAATACGTATGATTGGTTTAAAGAGAATTTAACAAAACTAAGCACAGTAGAAGGATACGATCCATCTAATCGTATGATTGCTATGCAAACGTTAATGGAAAACAAAGGCTTAGTAACGGGCTTAATTTATCAAAACACAGAACAGCCTTCTTATCAAGAGCTTGTAAAGGGATATAGCGAAAAACCTTTAGTGCAAGCTGATTTACAAATGAATCAAAAAATGTTCGATGAACTCGTTGCTGAATTTATGTAA
- a CDS encoding CcdC family protein, whose protein sequence is MNLAVLSSIIALCMAVGMMFLRLKSAKKPVTLKKIILPPIFMSTGASMYFLPEFRLTTTEILEAVIVGLFFSIFLIKTSKFEIRGKDIYLIPSKAFIVILVGLLVVRIAFKSYLSQSIDLGQLSGMFFLLAFAMIVSWRIGMYRSFIKLQREMQFVGKSL, encoded by the coding sequence ATGAACTTAGCTGTTCTATCAAGTATTATTGCTCTTTGTATGGCTGTTGGAATGATGTTTCTTCGCTTAAAATCAGCAAAGAAACCTGTAACACTAAAAAAAATTATACTCCCGCCGATTTTTATGAGTACGGGAGCATCCATGTACTTCTTACCAGAATTTCGATTAACAACAACAGAAATTCTAGAAGCAGTTATCGTTGGTTTATTTTTCTCTATTTTTCTTATTAAAACATCAAAATTTGAAATACGTGGAAAAGACATCTATTTAATACCTTCTAAAGCATTTATAGTTATTTTAGTCGGTTTACTTGTTGTCCGCATTGCTTTTAAATCATATTTAAGTCAATCAATTGATTTAGGACAATTAAGCGGTATGTTCTTCTTACTCGCTTTTGCGATGATCGTCTCTTGGAGAATTGGAATGTACCGTTCGTTTATAAAGTTGCAGCGGGAAATGCAGTTTGTAGGCAAAAGTCTTTAA
- a CDS encoding GrpB family protein encodes MGKSLSEMSLEELWELFPIILKEHNPIWKNWYLQEEKLLNNIIGNQYVERINHIGSTSVNGLLAKPTIDILLEITEDCDLKFLVNVLEKKGYILKSNHKSLHLI; translated from the coding sequence GTGGGTAAGAGTTTATCAGAAATGTCACTTGAGGAATTGTGGGAACTGTTTCCGATTATACTAAAAGAACATAATCCAATATGGAAAAATTGGTATTTACAAGAAGAAAAACTACTTAACAACATAATCGGTAATCAATATGTTGAACGAATCAATCACATAGGAAGTACTTCTGTTAACGGGTTATTAGCAAAACCAACGATAGATATATTGCTTGAAATAACAGAAGATTGTGATTTGAAGTTTTTAGTGAATGTGTTGGAGAAAAAGGGATATATTTTGAAAAGCAACCACAAAAGCCTTCACCTCATATGA
- the mutS gene encoding DNA mismatch repair protein MutS: MAQYTPMIQQYLKVKADYQDAFLFFRLGDFYEMFFEDAVKAAHELEITLTSRDGGSSDRIPMCGVPYHAAKNYIEQLVEKGYKVAICEQVEDPKTAKGVVRREVVQLITPGTMMEGRTIDEKENNFLAALTHFEDGSYALACNDLTTGQNTVTLLTGSVEDVLLEVYATGSKEIVVDSTFSKDELSKLTETLKMTISYEDETKVPEGLEHLVKNVTQTKLVTAVGRLLNYVLRTQKRSLDHLQPVDIYYTNQFMKIDVHSKRNLELTETLRTKEKTGSLLWLLDKTKTAMGGRMLKQWMERPLIQKEKIEERLEMVETFVNDYFLREDLKEKLKEVYDLERLAGKVAYGNVNARDLLQLKRSLLQVPAILEAISLLDNSYAARLIQGADPCESLTELLGRSIQENPPLSIKDGDIIKDSYNDKLDQYRYVSKNGKTWIAELEKRERDITGIKSLKIGYNRIFGYYIEVTKANLASLPEGRYERKQTLANAERFITDELKEKETLILEAEEKIVQLEYDLFTALREEVKVFIPKLQHLAKVISELDVLQSFATVSEEEQFVKPVLTDKREIFIKDGRHPVVEKVLNGKLYVPNDCVMPENMDVFLITGPNMSGKSTYMRQLALVTVMSQIGCFVPATEAVLPVFDQIFTRIGAADDLISGQSTFMVEMLEAKNAIANASERSLILFDEIGRGTSTYDGMALAQAIIEHIHDQIGAKTLFSTHYHELTVLEESLTQLKNVHVSAIEENGKVVFLHKIQDGAADKSYGIHVAQLAELPDSLIARAKEVLAQLEGQEEIIIPKRAEIKDQEEIVQEPTIQESVVIKEKAETLPEKKEEAEESQLSFFATEQSSEKQDKPVIDSKETAVLAQIKKIDLLDMTPLEALNELYRLQKKLKKG, from the coding sequence ATGGCTCAGTATACCCCAATGATACAACAATATTTAAAGGTCAAGGCAGACTATCAAGATGCCTTTTTATTTTTTAGATTAGGTGATTTTTATGAAATGTTTTTTGAAGATGCAGTTAAGGCAGCTCATGAACTTGAAATCACATTAACAAGCCGAGATGGCGGTAGTAGTGATCGTATACCAATGTGTGGTGTTCCATACCATGCAGCGAAAAATTATATTGAACAGCTGGTTGAAAAAGGATATAAAGTAGCAATTTGTGAGCAAGTAGAAGATCCAAAAACAGCAAAAGGTGTTGTACGTCGTGAAGTCGTTCAACTAATTACGCCAGGAACGATGATGGAGGGGCGTACAATTGATGAAAAAGAAAATAATTTCTTAGCTGCATTAACTCATTTTGAAGATGGCTCTTATGCATTAGCTTGTAACGATTTAACAACAGGGCAAAATACAGTAACATTATTAACAGGTTCTGTAGAAGATGTATTATTAGAAGTCTACGCAACAGGTTCAAAAGAAATTGTTGTAGATTCTACATTTTCAAAAGATGAGCTAAGCAAGTTGACGGAAACGTTAAAGATGACAATCTCTTATGAAGATGAAACGAAAGTACCTGAAGGATTAGAGCATCTTGTGAAAAATGTAACCCAAACGAAATTAGTTACAGCAGTAGGACGCTTATTGAATTATGTACTAAGAACGCAAAAACGTTCATTAGATCATTTGCAGCCAGTAGATATTTATTATACAAATCAATTTATGAAAATTGATGTTCACTCAAAACGCAATTTGGAGTTAACTGAAACTCTTCGAACAAAAGAGAAAACAGGTTCCCTCTTATGGTTGCTAGATAAAACGAAAACAGCAATGGGCGGACGTATGCTAAAACAGTGGATGGAACGCCCGCTTATACAAAAAGAAAAAATTGAAGAGCGTTTAGAAATGGTTGAAACATTCGTAAATGATTATTTCTTACGTGAAGATTTGAAAGAAAAATTAAAAGAAGTGTATGACTTAGAGCGCTTGGCAGGAAAAGTTGCATATGGAAATGTAAATGCGCGCGATTTACTACAATTAAAACGTTCCCTTCTGCAAGTACCGGCTATTTTAGAGGCGATTAGCTTATTAGACAATTCTTATGCAGCAAGATTAATTCAAGGTGCGGATCCATGTGAAAGTTTAACAGAGTTATTAGGAAGAAGTATTCAAGAAAACCCACCGCTTTCTATTAAAGATGGAGATATTATAAAAGATAGTTACAATGATAAGCTCGACCAATATCGTTATGTGAGTAAAAACGGAAAAACATGGATTGCAGAGCTTGAAAAACGTGAACGTGACATTACGGGAATTAAATCGTTAAAGATCGGTTACAACCGTATTTTTGGCTACTATATTGAAGTGACAAAGGCAAACCTTGCTTCGCTTCCAGAAGGGCGCTATGAGCGTAAACAGACGCTTGCAAATGCGGAGCGCTTCATTACAGATGAATTAAAAGAAAAAGAAACATTGATTTTAGAGGCAGAAGAAAAAATTGTACAGCTAGAATATGATTTGTTTACAGCACTTCGTGAAGAAGTAAAAGTGTTTATTCCGAAATTACAGCACTTAGCGAAAGTAATTAGTGAACTAGATGTACTGCAAAGTTTTGCAACGGTGAGCGAAGAAGAACAATTTGTAAAACCAGTGTTAACAGATAAGCGTGAAATCTTTATAAAAGATGGTCGCCATCCTGTTGTAGAAAAAGTGTTGAACGGAAAATTGTATGTTCCAAATGATTGTGTAATGCCTGAAAACATGGATGTCTTTTTAATTACAGGTCCAAACATGTCTGGTAAGAGTACGTATATGCGTCAATTAGCACTTGTTACTGTTATGTCGCAAATCGGTTGCTTTGTACCTGCAACCGAAGCTGTATTACCAGTATTCGATCAAATCTTTACGAGAATTGGTGCAGCAGATGATTTAATTTCAGGTCAAAGTACGTTTATGGTCGAAATGTTAGAAGCAAAAAATGCAATTGCAAATGCATCAGAAAGAAGCTTAATTTTATTCGATGAAATTGGCCGCGGTACATCTACGTATGACGGTATGGCACTCGCACAAGCAATCATCGAGCATATTCATGACCAAATTGGAGCGAAGACACTATTCTCCACACATTATCACGAATTAACTGTGTTAGAAGAAAGTCTGACACAGTTGAAAAACGTACACGTTTCAGCTATTGAAGAAAACGGAAAAGTTGTTTTCTTGCATAAAATTCAAGACGGTGCAGCAGATAAAAGTTACGGTATTCACGTGGCTCAACTTGCCGAGCTTCCAGATAGCTTAATTGCTCGTGCAAAAGAAGTATTAGCACAGCTAGAAGGACAAGAGGAAATCATCATTCCGAAACGTGCAGAAATTAAGGACCAAGAAGAAATTGTTCAAGAACCAACTATTCAAGAATCAGTTGTAATAAAGGAAAAAGCAGAGACACTACCAGAGAAGAAGGAAGAAGCAGAAGAATCACAGCTATCTTTCTTTGCTACAGAACAGTCTTCGGAAAAACAAGACAAGCCTGTGATTGATTCAAAAGAAACAGCTGTATTAGCGCAAATTAAAAAAATTGATTTACTTGATATGACGCCTCTAGAAGCGTTAAATGAATTGTATCGTTTACAGAAAAAGTTAAAGAAAGGATGA
- the miaB gene encoding tRNA (N6-isopentenyl adenosine(37)-C2)-methylthiotransferase MiaB, with protein sequence MNEQQRLASQQANSSMKKGEKDYSKYFESVYQPPSLKDAKKRGKEEVKIERDFGLPEEFRNFGAGRKFYIRTYGCQMNEHDTEVMAGIFTALGYEPTFSTEDADVILLNTCAIRENAENKVFGELGHLKPLKQRNPDLLIGVCGCMSQEESVVNKIMQKNQHVDMVFGTHNIHRLPYILKDAMFSKATVVEVWSKEGDVIENLPKVRRGDIKAWVNIMYGCDKFCTYCIVPYTRGKERSRRPEDIINEVRHLAANGYKEITLLGQNVNAYGKDFEDLEYGLGDLMDELSKIDIARVRFTTSHPRDFDDHLIEVLGKGGNLVEHIHLPVQSGSTDMLKIMARKYSREHYLELVRKIKEAIPNAVLTTDIIVGFPNETDEQFEETMSLYREVGFDSAFTFIYSPREGTPAAKMKDNVPIEVKKERLQRLNALVNEYSMEKNKRYEGQIVEVLVDGESKNNPDVLAGYTRANKLVNFVAPKSAIGQLVKVKVTEAKTWSLNGELVEEPIEVK encoded by the coding sequence ATGAACGAGCAACAACGATTAGCAAGTCAACAAGCCAATTCTTCTATGAAAAAAGGAGAAAAAGATTACAGTAAATACTTTGAAAGTGTATATCAGCCGCCTTCTTTAAAAGATGCGAAAAAACGCGGGAAAGAAGAAGTTAAAATTGAACGTGATTTTGGTTTACCAGAAGAGTTTCGTAACTTTGGTGCCGGAAGAAAGTTTTATATCCGTACTTACGGATGTCAAATGAATGAGCATGATACGGAAGTAATGGCTGGTATTTTTACAGCGCTTGGATATGAGCCAACATTTTCGACAGAAGATGCAGACGTGATTCTATTAAATACTTGTGCCATTCGTGAAAACGCTGAGAATAAAGTATTTGGGGAACTTGGTCATTTAAAACCATTAAAACAAAGAAACCCTGATCTTTTAATCGGTGTGTGTGGTTGTATGTCTCAGGAAGAATCTGTTGTAAACAAAATTATGCAAAAAAACCAGCATGTAGATATGGTATTTGGCACACATAATATTCATCGTTTGCCATACATTTTAAAAGATGCGATGTTCTCAAAAGCAACAGTTGTTGAAGTGTGGTCTAAAGAAGGAGATGTAATTGAAAACCTTCCGAAGGTGCGTCGCGGTGATATTAAAGCATGGGTAAATATTATGTATGGATGCGACAAATTCTGTACATATTGCATTGTACCATATACACGTGGTAAAGAACGTAGTCGCCGTCCAGAAGATATTATTAATGAAGTTCGTCATTTAGCGGCAAATGGGTATAAAGAAATTACGTTGCTTGGTCAGAACGTAAACGCATATGGTAAAGACTTTGAAGACTTAGAATATGGTCTTGGCGATTTAATGGATGAACTTAGTAAGATTGATATAGCACGTGTGCGCTTTACGACAAGTCACCCACGTGATTTCGATGATCACTTAATTGAGGTGCTTGGAAAAGGCGGTAATTTAGTTGAACATATCCACTTACCAGTGCAATCTGGAAGCACAGATATGCTAAAAATTATGGCACGTAAATATTCACGAGAGCATTATTTAGAACTTGTACGTAAAATTAAAGAAGCGATTCCGAATGCAGTATTAACAACTGATATTATCGTTGGTTTTCCAAATGAAACAGACGAGCAGTTTGAAGAAACGATGTCGTTATATCGTGAAGTAGGTTTTGATAGTGCATTTACATTTATTTATTCTCCACGTGAAGGTACACCTGCTGCAAAAATGAAGGATAATGTACCGATAGAAGTGAAAAAAGAGCGTTTACAACGCTTAAATGCATTAGTGAATGAATATTCTATGGAAAAGAATAAACGATATGAAGGTCAAATTGTTGAAGTACTAGTTGATGGAGAGAGTAAAAATAATCCTGATGTACTCGCAGGCTATACACGTGCTAACAAGCTTGTAAACTTCGTAGCTCCAAAATCTGCAATCGGTCAGCTTGTAAAAGTAAAAGTAACGGAAGCAAAAACTTGGTCTCTAAACGGGGAATTGGTTGAGGAGCCGATCGAGGTGAAATAA
- the mutL gene encoding DNA mismatch repair endonuclease MutL, whose translation MGKIRKLDDQLSNLIAAGEVVERPASVVKELVENSIDANSTSIEIHLEEAGLSKIRIIDNGDGIAEEDCIVAFERHATSKIKDENDLFRIRTLGFRGEALPSIASVSELELITSTGDAPGTHLVIKGGDIIKQEKTASRKGTDITVQNLFFNTPARLKYMKTIHTELGNITDIVYRIAMSHPEVSLKLFHNEKKLLHTSGNGDVRQVLAAIYSIQVAKKLIPIEAESLDFTIRGYVTLPEVTRASRNYMSTIVNGRYVRNYVLMKAIQQGYHTLLPVGRYPIGFLSIEMDPMLVDVNVHPAKLEVRFSKEQELLQLIEKTLQDAFKKIQLIPDAGVTTKKKEKNESMQEQFHFEHTKPKEPSMPNIVLPTGMDEKQEEVSTIKQTSAPPLWQQPKQEWQPPQSLVREEESWQSTSKPLIEEKIQEDQEWDSSEEDFELEEVQDIQEIEMNGNDLPPLYPIGQMHGTYIFAQNDKGLYMIDQHAAQERINYEYFRDKVGQVTQEVQELLVPYRIDLSLTEFLRVEEQLEELKKVGLFLEQFGHQSFIVRSHPTWFPKGQETEIIDEMMQQVVKLKKVDIKKLREEAAIMMSCKASIKANQYLTNDQIFALLEELRTTTNPYTCPHGRPILVHHSTYELEKMFKRVV comes from the coding sequence ATGGGGAAAATTCGCAAACTCGATGACCAACTCTCCAATTTAATTGCAGCAGGGGAAGTAGTTGAACGCCCTGCTTCAGTTGTAAAAGAACTTGTCGAAAATTCCATCGATGCGAATAGTACATCTATTGAAATCCACTTAGAAGAAGCTGGATTATCGAAAATTCGCATCATCGATAATGGGGATGGCATTGCTGAAGAAGATTGTATCGTTGCCTTTGAACGGCATGCAACAAGCAAAATTAAGGATGAAAATGACCTGTTTCGCATTCGGACTCTAGGTTTCCGCGGTGAGGCATTGCCAAGTATCGCATCTGTTAGTGAATTAGAGTTAATCACTAGCACAGGAGATGCACCAGGCACGCATCTTGTTATTAAGGGCGGAGACATTATAAAACAGGAAAAAACAGCGAGTCGTAAAGGAACAGATATTACGGTTCAAAATTTGTTTTTTAACACGCCAGCGCGCCTTAAATATATGAAAACAATTCATACGGAGCTTGGGAATATTACAGACATTGTGTACCGCATTGCGATGTCGCATCCAGAAGTGTCTTTGAAACTGTTTCATAATGAGAAAAAGCTGCTGCATACATCGGGAAATGGTGATGTCAGACAAGTACTTGCAGCTATTTACAGCATTCAAGTTGCGAAAAAATTGATTCCAATTGAAGCGGAATCGTTAGACTTTACGATTCGTGGTTATGTAACGTTACCTGAAGTAACGAGAGCATCTCGTAACTACATGTCAACGATTGTAAATGGTCGTTACGTTCGTAACTATGTACTAATGAAAGCTATTCAGCAAGGGTATCACACATTGCTTCCAGTTGGCCGCTATCCAATTGGGTTCTTATCAATCGAGATGGACCCAATGTTAGTCGATGTTAACGTGCATCCAGCGAAATTAGAAGTGCGCTTCAGTAAAGAACAGGAATTACTGCAATTAATTGAAAAGACGTTGCAAGATGCATTTAAAAAAATACAACTTATTCCGGATGCTGGAGTGACAACGAAGAAAAAAGAAAAAAATGAAAGTATGCAAGAACAATTTCATTTTGAGCATACGAAACCGAAAGAACCATCTATGCCTAATATTGTTTTACCGACTGGGATGGATGAAAAGCAAGAAGAAGTAAGTACAATAAAACAAACGTCAGCGCCGCCACTTTGGCAACAACCGAAGCAAGAGTGGCAGCCACCGCAATCACTTGTAAGAGAAGAAGAAAGCTGGCAATCAACTTCTAAACCGCTAATTGAAGAGAAAATTCAAGAAGATCAAGAATGGGATAGCAGTGAAGAAGACTTTGAATTAGAAGAAGTTCAAGATATCCAAGAGATTGAAATGAACGGTAATGATTTACCGCCACTTTATCCAATTGGGCAAATGCACGGAACTTATATCTTCGCGCAAAATGATAAAGGGTTATATATGATTGATCAGCATGCAGCACAAGAACGAATCAATTATGAATATTTCCGTGATAAAGTAGGTCAAGTTACGCAAGAAGTACAAGAATTACTCGTACCATATCGCATTGATTTGTCTCTCACTGAATTTTTGCGTGTCGAAGAACAATTAGAGGAATTAAAAAAGGTAGGATTATTCCTAGAGCAATTCGGTCATCAATCCTTTATCGTTCGCTCGCATCCAACGTGGTTCCCGAAAGGTCAGGAAACAGAAATCATCGACGAAATGATGCAGCAAGTTGTTAAACTGAAAAAAGTCGATATTAAAAAACTGCGTGAAGAAGCAGCAATCATGATGAGCTGTAAAGCATCAATTAAAGCAAATCAATATTTAACGAACGATCAAATTTTTGCTCTGCTAGAAGAACTGCGTACAACAACAAATCCTTATACATGTCCGCATGGTAGACCGATTCTTGTGCATCATTCGACGTATGAACTGGAGAAGATGTTTAAGCGAGTGGTGTAG
- the cotE gene encoding outer spore coat protein CotE — MSEFREIITKAVVGKGRKYTKSTHTCESNHEPTSILGCWVINHTYEARKNGKSVEIEGYYDVNTWYSFDENTKTEVVTERVSYTDEVNIGYRDKNFSGEDLEIIARVIQHPNCLEAIVSPNGNKIVVTVEREFVTEVVGETKICVNVNPDGCPEDEDNFEVDDDEFEELDPNFIVDAEEE; from the coding sequence ATGTCCGAATTTAGAGAGATTATTACAAAGGCAGTAGTGGGCAAAGGACGTAAGTATACAAAATCAACGCATACATGTGAATCAAATCATGAGCCGACAAGTATTCTCGGATGTTGGGTAATTAATCACACATATGAAGCGAGAAAGAATGGAAAGTCTGTAGAAATTGAAGGATACTACGATGTGAATACGTGGTACTCATTTGATGAAAACACAAAAACAGAAGTTGTAACAGAACGTGTTAGTTATACGGATGAAGTGAATATTGGTTATCGGGATAAAAACTTTTCGGGTGAAGATTTAGAAATTATTGCGCGCGTTATTCAACATCCCAATTGTTTAGAAGCAATCGTTTCACCAAATGGTAACAAAATTGTTGTAACTGTAGAGCGTGAATTTGTAACAGAAGTTGTCGGTGAAACAAAAATTTGTGTAAATGTAAATCCAGATGGATGTCCAGAGGATGAGGATAACTTTGAAGTAGATGATGATGAATTTGAAGAGTTAGATCCAAACTTTATTGTAGATGCAGAAGAAGAGTAA